The Pantoea vagans genome includes a window with the following:
- a CDS encoding gp53-like domain-containing protein — protein sequence MPAGTITLTSGSTDVTGTGTNFATELKVNDLVVAVVGGVTYTLGVQAVGSATALTLTTAYDGPTTSGLAWTALPNAALVGITAQVAADVAKAIRGFNFDKVNWQKVFSSDTSVTVTLPDLTKFTGPSWGYIADQFNGFQSSLDEKANKSDLGNSSSKDVGTASGTVAAGDDSRITGALQKSGGTISGALAMGGNNITGLGSLSFATAALLNSTLSNMGFTSPATNRFVVATSTRNYIVLVHSAVVTLNTSGETTITYPAAFPTACMVCIPVLGDSTGATSCWIINYSTTRNTSFDIHVKDQVSSACRINFIAIGY from the coding sequence ATGCCAGCAGGTACTATTACGCTCACCAGTGGTTCAACCGACGTTACTGGTACAGGCACTAACTTTGCTACAGAATTAAAAGTAAATGACCTAGTGGTCGCCGTTGTTGGTGGGGTGACTTATACACTTGGTGTCCAGGCTGTTGGTTCGGCTACAGCATTGACGCTAACCACTGCCTACGATGGACCAACTACTTCAGGATTAGCTTGGACGGCCCTTCCCAATGCAGCTCTCGTCGGAATCACGGCTCAGGTCGCGGCTGATGTGGCTAAGGCAATACGAGGATTTAACTTTGATAAGGTGAACTGGCAGAAGGTTTTCAGCAGCGATACTTCTGTCACCGTAACATTGCCAGACCTGACAAAGTTTACTGGTCCAAGCTGGGGTTATATTGCGGACCAATTTAATGGTTTTCAGTCCTCTCTAGACGAGAAAGCCAATAAAAGTGATCTTGGTAATTCGTCATCAAAGGATGTTGGGACAGCCTCTGGTACTGTGGCTGCAGGCGATGATTCTAGAATAACGGGGGCGCTTCAGAAATCCGGTGGCACTATATCTGGAGCTCTCGCCATGGGTGGTAACAACATTACAGGCTTAGGTTCATTATCATTCGCTACAGCAGCCTTACTGAACTCAACATTGAGTAACATGGGCTTCACATCACCGGCCACAAACCGATTCGTTGTTGCAACAAGCACTCGAAATTATATAGTTCTCGTTCACTCAGCTGTTGTTACATTGAACACTTCTGGCGAAACGACTATTACTTATCCAGCTGCGTTCCCAACGGCTTGTATGGTGTGTATCCCGGTGCTTGGGGACAGTACGGGTGCAACAAGTTGCTGGATAATAAACTACTCGACCACTCGTAATACAAGCTTTGACATTCACGTTAAAGATCAGGTTAGTAGTGCTTGTCGTATAAACTTTATTGCAATTGGATATTGA
- the fumC gene encoding class II fumarate hydratase yields the protein MAANRIEKDSMGPIEVPADKLWGAQTQRSLEHFRISTEKMPVALVHALALTKRAAAQVNRDLGLLPAERADAILKAADEVLADKHSEEFPLAIWQTGSGTQTNMNMNEVLANRASEILGGERGMSRLVHPNDDVNKSQSSNDVFPTAMHVAAVIAVREQLIPQIHVLKKTLSEKSEAFKDIVKIGRTHLQDATPLTLGQEISGWVAMLEHNLKHIEHSIPHVAELALGGTAVGTGLNTHPEYAVRVAKALADLTQQPFVTAPNKFEALATCDALVHAHGALKGLAASLMKIANDVRWLASGPRCGIGELAIPENEPGSSIMPGKVNPTQCEALTMLCCQVMGNDVAVNIGGASGNFELNVFRPMVIHNFLQSIRLLADGMDSFNHHCAVGIEPVRERIDQLLNESLMLVTALNTHIGYDKAAEIAKKAHKEGLTLKGSALKLGYLTEEQFDEWVRPEEMVGSMKQ from the coding sequence ATGGCAGCTAATCGCATTGAAAAAGATTCAATGGGACCGATCGAAGTACCGGCAGATAAGTTATGGGGCGCACAAACCCAGCGATCGCTGGAGCATTTCCGTATTTCCACCGAGAAAATGCCGGTCGCGCTGGTGCACGCACTGGCGTTGACCAAGCGCGCGGCGGCGCAGGTTAACCGCGATCTCGGCCTGCTACCAGCGGAACGTGCAGACGCGATTTTGAAAGCTGCTGACGAAGTGTTAGCCGATAAACACAGTGAAGAGTTTCCGCTGGCGATCTGGCAGACCGGTTCCGGTACCCAGACCAACATGAACATGAATGAAGTGCTGGCCAACCGCGCCAGTGAAATTCTTGGCGGCGAGCGTGGCATGTCACGTTTGGTGCATCCAAACGATGACGTCAACAAGAGCCAAAGCTCCAATGACGTGTTCCCCACCGCCATGCACGTGGCCGCGGTCATCGCCGTGCGGGAGCAGCTGATTCCGCAGATTCATGTGCTGAAAAAGACCCTGAGCGAGAAGTCTGAAGCCTTTAAAGACATCGTCAAAATTGGTCGTACCCACCTGCAAGACGCCACACCATTAACACTGGGCCAGGAGATTTCTGGCTGGGTAGCGATGCTGGAACACAACCTCAAGCACATCGAACACAGCATTCCTCACGTGGCTGAACTGGCGCTGGGCGGCACTGCCGTGGGTACTGGACTCAATACTCATCCAGAATATGCTGTGCGCGTGGCGAAAGCCTTGGCCGACCTGACTCAGCAGCCTTTCGTGACGGCACCCAACAAGTTTGAAGCCTTAGCGACCTGTGATGCGCTGGTGCATGCGCACGGTGCGCTGAAAGGTCTGGCCGCGTCATTGATGAAAATTGCTAATGACGTCCGTTGGTTAGCCTCGGGTCCACGTTGCGGCATTGGCGAACTGGCTATCCCCGAGAACGAACCGGGTAGCTCAATCATGCCGGGTAAGGTAAACCCGACGCAGTGTGAAGCCCTGACCATGTTGTGCTGCCAGGTAATGGGTAATGATGTGGCGGTGAACATTGGTGGCGCGTCCGGTAACTTTGAATTGAACGTGTTCCGCCCGATGGTGATCCACAATTTCCTGCAATCGATTCGCCTGTTGGCTGATGGTATGGACAGCTTCAATCACCATTGCGCCGTGGGTATCGAACCGGTGCGTGAGCGCATCGATCAGCTACTCAATGAATCACTGATGCTGGTGACCGCGCTGAATACCCATATCGGCTATGACAAAGCGGCAGAAATCGCCAAGAAAGCGCACAAAGAGGGGCTGACGCTGAAAGGCTCTGCCCTGAAACTCGGCTATCTGACCGAAGAGCAGTTCGACGAGTGGGTGCGGCCGGAAGAGATGGTTGGCAGCATGAAGCAATAA
- a CDS encoding tail fiber assembly protein, giving the protein MAEAKEFNESNAESEFVEMYYFSIEKGGFYLASAMDTYLEKPDDLVEMNIEEYRNFWNCPAGYYQIFDEKGPRLELIPPPDYQAIATSERKSLLDEATQAITVWQTKLLMGRKLSDAETESLNAWMDYIDVLNDTNISDAPNIQWPIKPTA; this is encoded by the coding sequence ATGGCAGAAGCGAAGGAATTTAACGAGAGCAATGCAGAATCTGAGTTTGTCGAAATGTATTATTTCAGCATCGAAAAAGGCGGTTTTTATTTGGCTTCCGCAATGGATACATACCTAGAAAAACCTGATGATTTGGTTGAAATGAACATCGAAGAGTACCGAAATTTTTGGAATTGCCCTGCTGGATATTATCAGATTTTTGACGAAAAGGGACCTCGGCTTGAGCTAATACCTCCTCCTGATTATCAGGCGATTGCCACGTCTGAACGGAAGAGCTTACTTGATGAAGCCACTCAAGCCATCACTGTATGGCAGACCAAGCTTTTGATGGGCCGCAAACTTAGCGATGCTGAGACTGAATCACTTAATGCATGGATGGATTACATTGACGTTCTGAACGATACCAACATCAGTGATGCACCTAATATTCAGTGGCCGATAAAGCCAACTGCGTAA
- the manA gene encoding mannose-6-phosphate isomerase, translating into MQKLNNSLQNYAWGSKTALTELYGIANPQGLPMAELWMGAHPKSPSTVEINGATRSLPDVINDDQASVLGKAVADRFGELPFLFKVLCADQALSIQVHPSKSAAEAGFARENAAGIPLSAAERNYKDANHKPELVYALTPFQAMNGFREMHELVSLLEPVAGAHPQIAHFLENANEDTLAKLFATLLSLKGDAKSLALGVLKSALNSREGEPWQTIKLIAHDYPDDTGLFSPLLLNVITLQPGQAMFLFAETPHAYLKGVALEVMANSDNVLRAGLTPKFIDIPELMANLKFEAKPAATLLTQPQQQGDTLNFPIPVDDFAFAIHALSATPQSLAQQSAALLFCIEGQAVVEKAGERLVLKPGESCFIAASESPVNVAGTGRLARVFNALH; encoded by the coding sequence ATGCAAAAATTGAACAATTCGCTGCAAAATTACGCTTGGGGCAGCAAAACTGCACTGACCGAACTTTATGGCATTGCCAATCCGCAAGGATTGCCGATGGCGGAACTGTGGATGGGTGCCCATCCGAAAAGCCCTTCGACAGTTGAAATCAACGGAGCAACCCGTTCCCTGCCCGATGTCATCAATGACGATCAGGCGAGCGTGCTGGGTAAAGCGGTGGCGGATCGCTTTGGCGAGTTACCCTTTCTGTTTAAAGTATTGTGCGCCGATCAAGCCCTCTCCATTCAGGTTCACCCGAGTAAATCCGCCGCAGAAGCAGGCTTTGCTCGTGAAAATGCCGCCGGAATTCCACTCAGCGCCGCCGAGCGCAACTACAAAGACGCCAACCATAAACCTGAACTGGTCTATGCCCTGACACCGTTTCAGGCGATGAACGGCTTCCGTGAAATGCATGAGTTGGTTTCATTGCTGGAGCCTGTTGCGGGCGCGCATCCGCAGATTGCCCATTTCCTGGAAAATGCCAATGAAGACACCCTCGCGAAGCTATTTGCTACGCTGCTGTCACTGAAAGGTGACGCGAAGTCACTGGCCTTAGGGGTGTTAAAATCGGCGCTGAATTCACGCGAAGGCGAGCCGTGGCAGACCATCAAATTGATCGCGCATGATTACCCGGACGACACCGGCCTGTTCTCCCCGCTGTTGTTGAATGTGATTACCCTGCAACCGGGCCAGGCGATGTTTCTGTTTGCCGAAACGCCGCATGCTTATCTCAAAGGCGTTGCGCTGGAAGTGATGGCGAACTCCGATAACGTGCTGCGTGCAGGTTTGACGCCGAAATTTATCGATATTCCCGAATTGATGGCGAATCTGAAGTTTGAGGCCAAACCGGCTGCGACGCTGCTGACGCAACCGCAGCAACAGGGGGATACCCTCAACTTCCCGATCCCGGTCGACGATTTTGCCTTTGCCATCCACGCACTTTCCGCCACGCCACAATCTCTGGCGCAACAGAGTGCTGCCCTGCTGTTCTGTATTGAGGGTCAGGCAGTGGTAGAGAAAGCAGGGGAGCGGCTGGTATTAAAACCGGGTGAATCTTGCTTTATCGCCGCGAGCGAGTCACCGGTTAACGTCGCGGGCACCGGACGTCTGGCGCGCGTCTTCAACGCGCTCCACTGA
- a CDS encoding host specificity protein J — MGSGGGGGSTPKLIDDNLKSKQFLRVLDLISEGPIYGPVDQSHLSSFMLNKTPVTDSAGNATINGVSVAWRPGTATQIPINGFNSIEATTVVNTDVTQGTPLVRTVTDTDVDRVRMNIGVSGLVQQDTKGNQLETAVTMVIETRVGNGAWQTQKTVTISGKQSGEYLEAHLFDAPETKPFDIRLRRVTADSSSDLLNNGTVWNSFTEITDDNLSYPYAAVAGCVVDRDQYTDTPTRTYHLRGLIVDVPDNYDPIARTHTGIWLGGFKSAWTNNPAWIFRALVKNNRYGLARRAGYVDVDDGSLYILSQFCDQLVDDGYGGQEPRFTLNAYITEQKSARDLLDDIAGMFRGIALWDGMRFSVMLDNPQDPVASITNANVVDGLFTYSSMKRSERYNAVVVSWTDPNNGWEQVKEYVSDDEMIDRYGYNETTMEAFGCTSRGQAYRTGKWMLETAKRETKKITFKMAREAIRFIPGDIIEVMDNNYAATRLGGRIISHAAKTITVDADVSTLAGGGDSMSLMGSNGRFVKYEIASVAGRVITLKTAPSWVRDGTVFVISTGEVAPRLFRIMGISEDDNNSVYSISATLHDPNKQAIVDDGAVFEMPNDTLNGYRVPNIENLRIINTNTETVQVTATWETATLTKKIVFELYVYSTEGKVVAQYESDQFRYDFYGLDAGSYTLGVRGRNENGMKGAETQVSLVIGAPGAPSFIQWTPGIFSADIVPVMNVTATTDTSFEFWYTGEVPASSIGAVDDEAQFLGRASQWTLHGLKADHTYYMYVRTKNAFGVSPFVQVSGQASSDIPGMIELIDEGIRNSEAFENLTGNISTNIEGMLQNALNNNSIVDHQFAINGEVRADVIVVKTTIATVSLAMAELETQVQAQMGDLTAAVNEKLTAVVQDDGTAKAFYTLQVGIERDDQFYSSGMAIGIEPSGSTYKSTIAFNADQFGIYTGSEAGNYQMAFAAVNGQVFINDAFINYAGITLAKIGSWYSANYVAGMMGTIMKSDGSFELNGPVSGQGRFVVDNRGAAWYNASGQLVCSMGASR; from the coding sequence ATGGGCTCAGGCGGCGGTGGTGGCAGCACTCCGAAACTAATCGACGACAACCTCAAATCAAAGCAATTCCTCCGCGTTCTCGACCTCATCAGTGAAGGTCCAATATACGGACCCGTAGATCAAAGTCACCTCTCATCATTCATGCTGAACAAAACGCCTGTGACAGATTCTGCAGGTAACGCGACTATCAACGGCGTGAGCGTGGCATGGCGGCCGGGAACTGCAACACAGATACCGATCAACGGTTTCAACTCCATTGAAGCGACAACGGTGGTCAATACCGATGTGACTCAGGGAACGCCGCTGGTGCGTACAGTTACCGACACCGATGTTGACCGCGTGCGCATGAACATTGGTGTATCTGGTCTGGTTCAGCAGGATACGAAGGGAAACCAGCTGGAGACGGCTGTCACCATGGTAATCGAAACCCGTGTTGGTAACGGTGCCTGGCAGACACAGAAGACGGTGACAATCAGCGGAAAGCAGTCAGGAGAATATCTTGAAGCGCACCTGTTTGATGCGCCAGAGACTAAGCCCTTTGATATTCGCCTGCGCCGCGTCACCGCCGACAGCAGCAGCGACCTGTTGAACAACGGCACGGTATGGAACAGCTTTACCGAAATCACCGATGACAATCTGTCATACCCATATGCGGCCGTTGCTGGATGCGTGGTTGACCGTGACCAGTACACCGACACGCCAACGCGCACGTACCACCTGCGCGGCCTGATTGTCGATGTGCCGGATAACTACGACCCGATCGCCCGCACTCATACCGGAATCTGGCTTGGTGGATTTAAGTCAGCCTGGACGAACAACCCGGCATGGATATTCCGCGCGCTGGTGAAGAACAACCGCTACGGTCTGGCGCGCCGCGCTGGCTATGTCGATGTGGATGACGGCAGCCTGTACATTCTCTCACAATTCTGCGATCAGCTCGTTGATGACGGTTACGGCGGGCAGGAGCCTCGTTTCACGCTAAACGCCTACATCACTGAGCAGAAGAGCGCCCGCGACCTGTTGGATGACATTGCCGGTATGTTCCGTGGCATCGCGCTGTGGGACGGCATGCGCTTCTCTGTGATGTTGGACAACCCGCAAGACCCTGTCGCTTCCATCACCAATGCCAACGTGGTAGACGGCCTGTTTACCTACAGTTCGATGAAGCGCTCAGAACGTTACAACGCGGTGGTGGTTTCCTGGACTGACCCGAACAACGGCTGGGAACAGGTTAAGGAATACGTCTCCGACGACGAGATGATCGACCGCTACGGCTACAACGAAACCACGATGGAGGCTTTCGGTTGCACTTCTCGCGGGCAGGCTTACCGCACCGGAAAATGGATGCTGGAGACTGCCAAGCGAGAGACCAAGAAGATCACCTTCAAAATGGCGCGTGAAGCGATCCGCTTCATTCCCGGAGATATCATTGAGGTGATGGATAACAACTATGCGGCCACGCGCTTGGGCGGTCGAATCATCTCTCACGCCGCCAAAACCATCACTGTGGATGCTGATGTTTCAACGTTAGCCGGCGGCGGTGATTCAATGTCGCTAATGGGCTCTAACGGGAGATTTGTTAAGTACGAGATTGCCAGTGTTGCGGGGCGCGTGATTACGCTAAAAACGGCTCCCTCTTGGGTACGAGACGGCACTGTATTCGTGATCAGCACTGGTGAAGTGGCGCCGCGTCTGTTCCGCATCATGGGTATTTCAGAAGACGATAACAACTCGGTCTACAGCATCTCTGCCACTCTGCACGACCCGAACAAGCAGGCGATTGTTGATGATGGCGCAGTATTCGAAATGCCAAACGATACCCTGAATGGCTATCGCGTGCCGAACATCGAAAACTTACGGATCATCAACACCAACACCGAAACTGTGCAGGTAACGGCAACGTGGGAAACGGCGACGCTAACCAAGAAAATCGTGTTCGAGCTTTATGTGTACAGCACAGAGGGCAAGGTTGTAGCGCAGTATGAAAGTGACCAGTTCCGCTATGACTTTTACGGGCTGGATGCTGGCAGTTACACGCTGGGCGTGCGCGGTCGTAATGAGAATGGCATGAAGGGTGCTGAGACACAGGTAAGTCTGGTGATCGGCGCGCCGGGTGCACCATCGTTCATTCAGTGGACGCCTGGAATCTTCTCCGCTGACATCGTTCCGGTGATGAATGTCACGGCGACTACCGACACATCATTCGAGTTCTGGTACACCGGAGAGGTACCGGCCAGCAGCATTGGCGCGGTAGATGATGAAGCACAGTTTCTCGGGCGCGCATCTCAGTGGACGCTGCATGGCTTAAAAGCCGACCATACGTATTACATGTATGTGCGCACCAAAAATGCATTTGGTGTATCACCATTCGTTCAGGTGTCAGGGCAGGCTTCATCTGACATTCCCGGCATGATTGAACTGATTGACGAAGGAATCCGTAACTCTGAGGCGTTCGAAAACCTCACCGGAAACATCAGCACCAATATTGAAGGCATGCTGCAGAACGCCCTCAATAACAACTCAATCGTTGACCATCAGTTCGCCATTAATGGTGAAGTTCGCGCTGACGTGATTGTAGTGAAAACAACTATCGCTACAGTATCTCTGGCAATGGCCGAGCTTGAAACCCAAGTACAGGCCCAGATGGGTGACCTTACTGCAGCTGTTAATGAGAAGCTTACAGCTGTTGTTCAGGACGATGGCACAGCCAAGGCATTCTATACGCTGCAGGTTGGCATCGAGCGTGACGACCAGTTCTACAGTTCGGGTATGGCGATCGGCATTGAGCCATCAGGTAGCACCTACAAATCCACCATTGCCTTCAATGCGGATCAGTTCGGTATCTATACCGGTAGTGAGGCGGGTAACTATCAGATGGCATTTGCCGCGGTTAACGGCCAGGTGTTCATCAATGATGCTTTCATAAATTACGCCGGAATTACGCTTGCGAAGATTGGCTCCTGGTATTCCGCCAACTATGTGGCGGGAATGATGGGAACAATTATGAAGTCTGATGGCTCTTTCGAGCTAAATGGACCCGTTTCCGGCCAAGGCCGGTTTGTCGTGGATAACCGGGGCGCGGCCTGGTATAACGCCAGCGGTCAGCTTGTTTGCTCAATGGGAGCCTCTCGCTAA
- the malI gene encoding Mal regulon transcriptional regulator MalI gives MSQQKTTIHDVAQAAGVSVSTVSLVLSGKGRISSATAERVNQAIEQLGYVRNRSASILRGGESGVIGLIVRDLSQPFYAAMTAGLSEVLEAQGKVLVLTQSGQHGQNLQRCFDSLAAQGADGIVLGGAVAQAETLIVQAREQNIALICAARASSLDKVDSLRPDNSQAARIATEYLIRQGHQRIAWVGGLGSSLTRAERIGGYCATLVQYGLPFRADWIIECDERQQSVSTLTQDLLHHHPRITAIIAHNASTTLGCYFGALHSGRSLGEDAVDSYFTQKMALVGFNDDPQRESCDASLTFVSSEAREVGRRAAERILQRLLHPEEDVQTLIVPPLLVRGG, from the coding sequence ATGTCCCAGCAAAAAACCACTATCCACGATGTCGCACAGGCTGCCGGGGTATCGGTCTCTACTGTCTCTCTGGTGCTCTCAGGTAAAGGGCGCATCTCGTCGGCGACGGCGGAGCGGGTGAACCAGGCGATTGAGCAACTCGGCTATGTGCGTAACCGTTCAGCGTCGATTTTGCGCGGTGGGGAGAGCGGGGTGATTGGCCTGATCGTACGCGATCTCAGCCAACCCTTTTATGCCGCGATGACCGCCGGTCTGAGTGAGGTCCTTGAGGCGCAGGGTAAAGTGTTAGTGCTGACGCAAAGTGGTCAGCACGGGCAAAATCTGCAGCGCTGTTTCGATTCCCTGGCGGCGCAGGGTGCCGATGGCATTGTGCTTGGCGGCGCGGTGGCGCAGGCGGAGACGTTAATTGTGCAGGCACGGGAGCAGAACATTGCTTTGATCTGCGCGGCCCGTGCCAGCAGCCTGGATAAGGTGGATTCACTGCGTCCGGACAACAGCCAGGCTGCACGTATCGCGACTGAATATCTGATTCGTCAGGGCCATCAGCGCATCGCGTGGGTGGGGGGATTGGGTTCATCCTTAACCCGCGCCGAGAGGATTGGCGGCTATTGTGCCACCTTAGTGCAATACGGATTGCCGTTTCGTGCCGACTGGATCATCGAGTGTGACGAACGCCAACAGAGTGTCTCGACGTTGACACAGGACCTGCTGCATCACCATCCGCGCATCACTGCCATCATTGCCCATAATGCCAGCACCACGCTTGGTTGCTATTTTGGCGCGTTGCACAGTGGTCGCTCGTTGGGGGAAGACGCGGTCGACAGTTATTTCACGCAAAAGATGGCGCTGGTGGGCTTCAATGATGATCCGCAACGCGAATCCTGTGATGCCTCTTTAACCTTTGTCAGTAGCGAGGCGAGGGAAGTCGGCCGTCGTGCGGCTGAACGAATATTGCAGCGCTTGTTGCATCCGGAAGAGGACGTGCAAACTTTGATTGTGCCGCCGCTGTTAGTGCGCGGAGGGTGA
- a CDS encoding tail assembly protein, producing MLTFGFAGNLRRHFRQITMNVDTPAQGLRLLLAQCPAFKRDFYNTRIRMRIDGSDVCGDNLEFHMNRHVKDGARVLIVPVVEGSISAVAAAWIMVAVAVASVAYSLYMTSHMKTKTSADQDANSITNNSFTSAENRIGQGRPVPLLLGEMVVGSNVISLGIDTTNNQDWNISIS from the coding sequence ATGCTCACTTTTGGATTTGCGGGGAATTTACGACGACATTTCCGCCAGATCACAATGAACGTCGACACGCCAGCACAAGGGTTACGCCTTCTGCTGGCGCAGTGTCCCGCATTCAAACGCGATTTCTACAACACCCGGATCCGCATGCGCATCGATGGCAGCGACGTCTGCGGCGACAACCTCGAATTTCACATGAACCGCCACGTTAAAGACGGTGCACGCGTGCTTATCGTTCCCGTGGTGGAGGGTTCAATTTCGGCTGTGGCCGCAGCATGGATCATGGTTGCCGTGGCGGTTGCCTCAGTGGCGTATTCGCTCTACATGACCTCGCATATGAAGACGAAGACATCAGCGGATCAGGACGCCAACTCCATCACGAATAACTCATTCACCAGCGCGGAAAACCGCATCGGACAGGGGCGGCCGGTGCCGCTACTTCTCGGTGAAATGGTGGTTGGCTCAAATGTTATCAGCCTGGGTATCGATACCACGAACAATCAGGACTGGAATATCTCTATCAGCTAA
- a CDS encoding YdgA family protein, giving the protein MKKTKVAVGVIVALGVIWTGASWFTGKQLESHMDQMLQNAITQLNAYAPNSRLTLSYQDYQRGVFSSKTKLVIQASSQTEDNPLLKPGQSIVLNETIDHGPFPFAQLKRGSLIPSMASVHTELENTDAVKKLFELTNGKSLVTADTRVGYSGATDTALDLLAVDYNNAQTGDRLATNGGTLEISADSKGDKVSLNGDFSSIAVTSKNQVEQPVLFTLNGLKLNGDTHLSPEGVRVGDQSISLDKLNASINGQEGLSLEKLDTKSSFDNKDGKIGGNLDVNVGNISLQKQPFGEAKLAMKFSQFDAQAVKTFSDNYNAQMQALLNQPGVTEDPVRYQASVQNILKANLPTLLKGSPNISIAPLSWKNDKGESTFNLTVGFNDPATVTGEAQNLGAAVDRVLKSLDGKLNINMPMATETMRHVGLAEGYQGDDAQKLADQQVKGLAAMGQMFRLTQQQDDNITTSLQYGNGQVTMNGDKMSLEQFLSRYMLGAQTSEGMPE; this is encoded by the coding sequence ATGAAAAAGACCAAGGTAGCCGTAGGTGTGATTGTAGCGCTCGGCGTGATCTGGACAGGTGCTTCCTGGTTTACCGGCAAGCAGTTGGAAAGCCACATGGATCAGATGTTACAAAACGCCATTACGCAGTTGAATGCCTATGCACCGAACAGCCGCCTGACGCTCAGCTATCAGGACTATCAACGCGGTGTCTTTAGCAGCAAAACCAAGCTGGTGATTCAGGCCAGCTCGCAAACGGAAGATAATCCGCTGCTGAAGCCGGGTCAAAGCATCGTGCTGAATGAAACCATCGATCACGGCCCCTTCCCGTTTGCCCAACTGAAGCGTGGCAGCCTGATCCCCAGCATGGCATCGGTTCATACCGAGCTGGAAAACACCGATGCAGTGAAGAAACTGTTTGAACTGACTAACGGCAAATCACTGGTCACCGCCGATACGCGTGTCGGCTACAGCGGCGCAACGGATACCGCGCTGGATTTGCTGGCCGTAGACTACAACAACGCGCAGACTGGCGATCGCCTTGCCACCAATGGCGGCACGCTGGAGATCAGTGCAGACAGCAAAGGTGACAAAGTCAGCCTGAATGGCGACTTCTCCAGCATTGCCGTCACCAGCAAAAATCAGGTTGAGCAGCCGGTCCTGTTCACCCTCAACGGCCTGAAGTTGAATGGCGATACCCATCTTAGCCCGGAAGGTGTGCGCGTCGGCGATCAGTCCATCAGTCTGGATAAACTCAACGCCAGCATCAACGGCCAGGAAGGTTTGTCACTGGAGAAGCTGGATACCAAGTCATCCTTTGATAACAAAGACGGCAAGATCGGCGGCAATCTGGATGTGAATGTCGGCAACATCAGCCTGCAAAAACAGCCGTTTGGCGAAGCGAAACTGGCGATGAAGTTTTCGCAGTTTGACGCGCAGGCAGTGAAAACCTTCTCGGATAACTACAACGCGCAGATGCAGGCATTACTGAATCAGCCTGGCGTGACGGAAGATCCGGTGCGCTATCAGGCCAGTGTACAAAACATACTGAAAGCGAACCTGCCGACCCTGTTAAAAGGCTCGCCAAATATCAGCATTGCGCCACTGAGCTGGAAAAATGACAAAGGGGAAAGCACCTTCAACCTCACTGTCGGTTTCAACGATCCAGCCACTGTGACCGGTGAGGCCCAGAACCTCGGTGCCGCCGTTGACCGCGTATTGAAATCGCTGGATGGCAAACTGAACATCAATATGCCAATGGCAACCGAAACCATGCGCCATGTCGGCCTGGCAGAAGGTTATCAGGGTGATGATGCGCAGAAACTGGCGGATCAGCAGGTGAAAGGGCTCGCGGCAATGGGACAGATGTTCCGTCTGACACAGCAGCAGGATGACAACATCACCACCAGCCTGCAGTATGGCAACGGCCAGGTGACGATGAACGGTGACAAGATGTCGCTGGAGCAGTTCCTGTCACGCTATATGCTGGGCGCACAGACCAGTGAAGGCATGCCGGAGTAA